A single Pan troglodytes isolate AG18354 chromosome 19, NHGRI_mPanTro3-v2.0_pri, whole genome shotgun sequence DNA region contains:
- the DLX4 gene encoding homeobox protein DLX-4 encodes MTSLPCPLPGRDASKAVFPDLAPVPSVAAAYPLGLSPTAAASPSLSYSRPYGHLLSYPYTEPANPGDSYLSCQQPAALSQPLCGPAEHPQELEADSEKPRLSPEPSERRPQAPAKKLRKPRTIYSSLQLQHLNQRFQHTQYLALPERAQLAAQLGLTQTQVKIWFQNKRSKYKKLLKQNSGGQEGDFPGRTFSVSPCSPPLPSLWDLPKAGTLPTSGYGNSFGAWYQHHSSDVLASPQMM; translated from the exons ATGACCTCTTTGCCCTGCCCCCTCCCCGGCCGGGACGCCTCCAAAGCTGTCTTCCCAGACCTCGCCCCTGTCCCGTCGGTAGCGGCTGCCTACCCGCTTGGCCTGTCCCCTACAGCCGCAGCCTCCCCCAGTTTGTCCTACTCCAGGCCGTATGGCCACCTCCTGTCTTACCCCTACACCGAGCCAGCGAACCCCGGAGACTCCTACCTGTCCTGCCAGCAACCCGCGGCGCTCTCTCAGCCCCTCTGCGGACCTGCAGAGCACCCTCAGGAACTCGAGGCAG ACTCGGAGAAGCCGCGGCTGTCCCCGGAACCCTCCGAGCGGCGCCCTCAGGCCCCGGCCAAAAAGCTCCGCAAGCCGAGGACCATCTACTCCAGCCTGCAGCTGCAGCACCTAAACCAGCGTTTCCAGCACACGCAGTACCTGGCGCTGCCCGAGAGGGCCCAGCTGGCAGCGCAGCTCGGCCTCACCCAGACCCAG GTAAAGATCTGGTTTCAGAACAAACGCTCCAAGTATAAGAAGCTCCTGAAGCAGAATTCTGGGGGGCAGGAAGGGGACTTCCCTGGGAGGACCTTCTCTGTGtctccctgctccccacccctcccctccctctgggaTCTACCCAAGGCAGGGACCCTGCCCACCAGTGGCTATGGCAACAGCTTTGGAGCCTGGTATCAGCATCACTCCTCAGATGTCCTGGCTTCGCCTCAGATGATGTGA